In the Epinephelus lanceolatus isolate andai-2023 chromosome 6, ASM4190304v1, whole genome shotgun sequence genome, one interval contains:
- the s100p gene encoding calcium-activated potassium channel subunit beta-2, whose amino-acid sequence MFLWAGSKAADGRNDRRSIYQKIREYEVLDKRKTVTALRAGEDRAILLGLSMVFFSVMMYFVLGITILRSYSDRVWTDETSCTIVNSTIVWDVNCSYSCGAECWKSSRYPCLQVYVSLNSSGKVVRLLHNEETQNSNPECFYTPKCHKDYTAIHVIVQNISERLRPQHTVQCFVDPTDRMDNAILTQIYGSVAVFHSLFWPTCTLIGGTIIIAMVKLTQYLSIMCERLNRIKR is encoded by the exons ATGTTTCTGTGGGCAGGAAGTAAAGCAGCAGATGGAAGAAATGACCGCAG ATCCATCTACCAGAAGATTCGTGAATATGAGGTCCTGGACAAGAGGAAAACAGTGACAGCTCTGAGGGCAGGAGAGGACAGAGCCATACTGCTAGGCCTCAGCATGGTCTTCTTCTCTGTCATGATGTACTTTGTCCTGGGAATCACCATACTGCGCTCTTACTCTGACCG TGTATGGACAGACGAGACTAGCTGCACTATTGTGAACTCCACCATCGTGTGGGATGTTAACTGTTCATACAGCTGTGGAGCAGAGTGTTGGAAGAGCTCCCGTTACCCCTGTCTCCAGGTCTACGTGAGCCTCAACTCCTCAGGAAAAGTGGTACGACTGTTGCACAATGAGGAGACGCAGAACAGCAATCCTGAG tgcTTCTACACCCCAAAGTGCCACAAGGACTATACAGCCATACATGTCATAGTTCAGAACATTTCTGAGCGTCTCAGGCCTCAGCACACAGTTCAATGTTTTGTGGACCCTACAGACAGAATGGACAATGCCATCCTGACACAGATCTATGGTTCGGTCGCCGTCTTTCACTCCCTATTCTGGCCAACCTGCACCTTGATTGGAGGAACCATCATCATTGCCATGGTGAAGCTGACCCAGTATCTGTCCATCATGTGCGAGCGACTAAACCGCATCAAGAGGTGA